One window of Acidimicrobiales bacterium genomic DNA carries:
- a CDS encoding ABC transporter ATP-binding protein, translating to MPALQAERISVRFGGVVAVDQVSLSVEPAAITGLIGPNGAGKTTIFNVFGGLQQPTEGRVLLEGKEITRLKAHARARRGMARTFQRLEVFASLSVRDNIQVAAEIRKGWARDRSHPSAVADELIERVGLREVAESRVDAIPTGTARLVELARALATRPKLLLLDEPGSGLDHQETGVLGDVLVDLASEGMAVLLVEHDVELVMRVCDRVNVLDFGRLIAEGTPAEVQADPAVQAAYLGADEEALEEASVG from the coding sequence TTGCCGGCGCTGCAGGCTGAACGGATCAGCGTCCGCTTCGGTGGGGTCGTTGCCGTCGACCAGGTGAGCCTGTCGGTCGAGCCGGCGGCCATCACGGGGCTGATCGGGCCCAACGGAGCAGGGAAGACGACCATCTTCAACGTCTTCGGCGGGCTCCAACAGCCGACCGAGGGAAGGGTCCTGTTGGAGGGGAAGGAAATCACCCGGCTCAAGGCCCACGCCCGCGCCCGCCGGGGCATGGCGCGCACGTTCCAGCGGCTCGAGGTGTTCGCGTCGCTCAGCGTGCGGGACAACATCCAGGTGGCGGCGGAGATCCGCAAGGGATGGGCTCGCGATCGCTCGCACCCCTCCGCCGTGGCCGACGAGCTCATCGAGCGCGTCGGGCTCCGCGAGGTGGCCGAGTCGCGCGTCGACGCCATCCCCACGGGCACGGCCCGCCTGGTCGAGCTGGCGCGGGCGCTGGCCACCCGGCCAAAGCTGCTCCTGCTCGACGAGCCCGGCTCCGGCCTCGACCACCAGGAGACCGGCGTGCTTGGCGACGTCCTGGTCGACCTGGCGTCCGAGGGGATGGCCGTGCTGCTGGTGGAGCACGACGTCGAGCTGGTCATGCGGGTGTGCGACCGGGTCAACGTGCTCGACTTCGGCCGGCTCATCGCCGAGGGGACGCCGGCCGAGGTCCAGGCCGACCCGGCCGTGCAGGCTGCGTACCTGGGCGCCGATGAAGAGGCCCTCGAGGAAGCAAGCGTGGGATGA